The Tenacibaculum sp. MAR_2010_89 genome has a window encoding:
- a CDS encoding HAMP domain-containing sensor histidine kinase produces MSIIGASSSYIVFKKTIYNEFNKKLYAEKEELIEELYSHENILSTYSLNIGDNIYIKKVKENPKIETIVKDTILYNKFYKKELNYRKIIFSSEVKGQFYVLTIAKSLLSTEYLLKGITDIIIFVGALFFLTMFFISNVVFKKIWKPFYSTLEQIRKFNVKKPNPLFFKKTKVIEFEELNTSLDLMVNQAVKDYKNLKEYTENISHEIQTPLAIIKNKVELLIQDSNLTEHQLIALNNIYKSTDRLSKLKENLSFLSKIDNNQFIETLELNVADFLREIISNVEELIQMKNINLKMSLVEGYKVKINEALAYTLFNNLIINAIKHNIEYGELELVLNKTSLIIKILENR; encoded by the coding sequence ATGTCAATCATTGGAGCTTCGTCTTCTTATATTGTTTTTAAAAAAACAATATATAATGAATTTAATAAGAAGTTATATGCAGAAAAAGAAGAGCTAATAGAGGAGCTTTATAGTCATGAAAATATACTAAGTACCTATAGTTTAAATATAGGAGATAATATTTATATAAAAAAGGTAAAGGAAAATCCTAAAATAGAAACAATTGTAAAAGACACTATTTTATATAATAAGTTTTATAAAAAAGAATTGAACTATAGAAAAATTATTTTTTCTAGTGAGGTAAAAGGCCAGTTTTATGTTTTAACAATAGCAAAATCACTACTTTCTACAGAGTATTTATTAAAAGGGATTACTGATATTATAATTTTCGTCGGAGCTTTATTTTTCTTAACGATGTTCTTTATAAGTAATGTTGTGTTTAAAAAAATATGGAAACCATTTTATAGTACATTAGAACAAATAAGGAAGTTTAATGTTAAAAAACCTAACCCGTTATTTTTTAAGAAAACGAAAGTAATCGAATTTGAAGAGCTAAATACGTCATTAGATTTAATGGTAAATCAAGCTGTTAAAGACTATAAAAACCTCAAAGAGTATACCGAAAACATATCTCACGAAATTCAAACACCGTTAGCAATTATAAAAAATAAGGTAGAGTTATTAATTCAAGATTCTAATCTTACAGAGCATCAGTTAATAGCGCTTAATAATATTTATAAATCAACAGATAGGTTGTCTAAACTTAAAGAGAATTTGTCTTTTTTATCTAAAATAGATAATAATCAATTTATTGAAACTTTAGAATTAAATGTAGCTGATTTTTTACGAGAAATAATTAGTAATGTTGAGGAGTTAATTCAAATGAAGAATATAAATTTAAAAATGAGCTTAGTTGAGGGATATAAGGTTAAAATAAATGAGGCATTAGCATATACTTTGTTTAATAATTTAATAATTAATGCTATAAAACATAATATAGAATATGGAGAGTTAGAATTAGTTTTAAATAAGACAAGTTTAATTATAAAAATACTGGAGAACCGTTAA
- a CDS encoding response regulator transcription factor codes for MKILIIEDEILLAEAILEYLSKEKYECELANNLLVAKQKSWDDEYDCIIVDINLPDGSGLDVITQIKEMRSKAGVIIVSARNSIDDKIKGLDIGADDYLTKPFNLAELNARIKSILRRKKFEGQNYIVFKEIILCPDEKWVKVNGSSLKLTKKEYELMLYFMSNINRVIPKDAIAEYLWKDIMGRTNSYDFIYSQLKNIRKKIEAKNGNNYIQTVYGLGYKFSDQ; via the coding sequence ATGAAGATTTTAATTATTGAAGATGAAATTTTATTAGCGGAGGCTATTCTAGAATATTTAAGTAAAGAGAAATATGAGTGTGAATTGGCTAATAATTTACTAGTTGCTAAGCAGAAAAGTTGGGATGATGAGTACGATTGTATTATTGTAGATATCAATCTTCCAGATGGGAGTGGGTTAGATGTAATTACTCAAATTAAAGAGATGAGGTCTAAAGCTGGAGTTATTATTGTATCCGCTCGTAATTCTATCGATGATAAAATTAAAGGATTGGATATTGGGGCTGATGATTACCTTACAAAACCATTTAATCTTGCAGAGTTAAACGCAAGAATAAAATCAATCCTTAGAAGAAAAAAATTTGAAGGACAAAATTATATAGTATTTAAAGAAATTATACTATGCCCAGATGAAAAATGGGTAAAAGTTAATGGTAGTAGTCTTAAGCTTACTAAAAAGGAATATGAATTGATGTTATATTTTATGTCAAATATTAATAGAGTGATACCTAAAGATGCTATAGCGGAGTATTTATGGAAAGACATTATGGGAAGAACCAACTCATATGATTTTATTTACTCGCAGTTAAAAAATATTCGAAAAAAAATAGAAGCTAAAAATGGTAATAATTATATTCAAACTGTATATGGCTTAGGTTATAAATTTTCTGATCAATGA